GTGCCGATGAAGGCACGGGGGACGGCGCCGGAATTCTCGCGCAGATCCCTGCCGAGTTCTTCCAGAGCGTCACAGAGTTCCGGCTGCCTGAACCAGGCCACTACGCAGTGGGGACAGCTTTTTTGCCCACCGAGAACCTAGACCGAGTTGCCGCTATTGCTGGCCTTGAAAGACTGGCAGAAACTGAGGGGTTGAAGGTCCTGGGCTGGCGGGAGGTTCCCGTTGCTGCCGAGCTCGTTGGTGCCAGTGCAAGGGCCTGCATGCCACATTTCAGCCAACTCTTTGTGGCTTTGGAGGGCGAGCCGAAACAGCCTTTGGATATTCTCGCAGCCAATGAACTGGACGGCAAAGTCTTCCGTGTACGGAAACGAGCTCAGCAAAAATTTGGAGTTTATTTTCCGTCATTGTCATCCAAGACCATTGTGTACAAGGGGATGGTGACAACGGCGCAGCTGGAACCGTTCTACCCTGACCTTTCTCATCCACTTTTTGCCACCAAGCTGGCAGTGGTCCATTCACGTTTCTCCACCAACACTTTCCCTTCCTGGCCCCTTGCCCAACCGTTTCGAAGCATTGCTCACAATGGGGAAATCAACACCGTCAAAGGCAACCGAAACTGGATGCGCGCCCGCCAATCAACCATGGCGCACAAACTTCTGGGGGAAACCCCAGAAGAGCTGTTCCCCATTTGTACACCGGGGGCTTCCGACTCGGCTTCCTTTGATGAGGTCGCTGAATTGTTGTGGCTTTCTGGACGTCCCATCACCGAAGCAGTCATGATGATGATCCCCGAGGCGTGGGAGAATCACGCCACGATGGATCCGGCCAAGAAAGCGTTTTACGAGTACCACTCACTCATGATGGAACCGTGGGATGGCCCTGCGGCGGTATCTTTCACCGACGGAACAGTGGTCGGTGCAACCCTTGACCGCAACGGTTTGCGCCCCGCGCGCTACTGGATCACCGATGACGGCCTTGTGGTCCTGGCCTCAGAAGTTGGGGTGCTTGAGATTGACCCTGGCAGCATCGTAGCGAAAGGCAGGGTGGCCCCGGGCACCATGTTTCTTGTGGACACTGCCAAGGGTGAGCTGATCAGTGATGCCGACATTAAAGCCCAGGCATCCGCAGCTAACCCTTACGAGGCGTGGGTCAAGGAAAACACCATCGCCTTGAAAGGCCTCCCCGAACGCGAACACGTCATCTACACAACAGCCTCCGTGCTCCACCGTCAGCGGACCTTCGGTTACACCACCGAGGAGCTGCGAATGCTGCTCGGACCCATGGGAGGAACAGGTACTGAACCCCTCGGCGCCATGGGCACTGATACGCCGGTTGCCGTGCTGTCCTCACGCCCGCGCCTGCTCTTTGATTACTTTGTCCAGCAATTCGCCCAAGTGACAAATCCTCCCTTGGATGCCATTCGGGAGGAACTTGTCACCTCGCTAAAGACCACCATCGGTCCGCAGGGAAACCTACTCTCACGCACTAAGGTACGGGCGCCGCAGCTGGCCTTAACCTTTCCCGTCATAGACAACGACGATCTGGCCAAGATCGCCAATATGGAAACTCCTGTAGCCGATGATGGGTCAGGTGGGGAGCGGATTTCCATGAAAGTGCGCGGACTCTACAAGGTTGATGGCGGTGAGGCCGCCCTGCGCACTCGGCTGGCCGAGGTCTGCGAACAGGTTTCCGGAGCCATCAACCGTGGTGTGCAATACGTTGTGCTTTCCGATAGGGATTCCACCGCGGCATGGGCTCCCATCCCGTCGCTGCTGCTCGTGAGCGCTGTGCATCATCATCTGTTGCGCAGCGCCAACCGCACCAAGGTTTCCCTGGTCGTTGAGGCCGGTGATGTGCGGGAGGTTCACCATGTAGCTGTTCTTGTCGGTTATGGAGCTGCCGCGATCAATCCGTACCTGGCCATGGAATCAGTGGAGGAGTTGATCCGCAATGGAGACGTGACAGGTGTGAGTGCCGAAGAGGGAGTCCGCCACCTGATCAAGGGACTGGGCAAGGGCGTTTTGAAAATTATGTCCAAGATGGGTATTTCAACAGTTTCCTCATACTGTGGTGCCCAGACTTTTGAGGCGCTGGGCTTGTCGCAAGAACTCATTAATGCGTATTTCACCGGCACCATTACTCAGCTGGGTGGGGTTGGCCTTGAGGTGATCGCTGCTGAGGTGAGCGCGCGGCACCTTCTTGCTTACCCCGTGGATGGGGTGGATGTCCCTCACCGGCCCCTGTTGTCGGGAGGCGAATATCAGTGGCGCCGCGACGGCGAGCCGCACCTTTTCAACCCTGACACTGTCTTCCGGCTACAGCACGCTACTCGCGAACGCCGCTACGACATTTTCAAGAAGTACACCGAGGGCGTGGATGAACAGGCTAACAGGCTCATGACTTTCCGTGGGCTGCTCACGTTCAAGGATGGAGAACGTCTGCCTGTTCCGCTGGAAGAGGTGGAATCGGTCAGCGAGATTGTTAAGCGTTTCTCAACCGGGGCCATGAGCTACGGCTCCATTTCTGCGGAGGCTCACCAGACACTGGCCATAGCCATGAACCGGTTGGGCGCCAAGTCCAACACTGGTGAGGGTGGCGAGGATGTTCAGAGACTTCTTGACCCTGAGCGGTCCAGCGCCATCAAGCAGGTTGCCTCGGGCCGTTTCGGGGTGACGAGTCTTTACCTCAGTCATGCCCAGGACATTCAAATTAAGATGGCACAGGGAGCGAAACCTGGCGAAGGTGGCCAGCTGATGGCGAAAAAGGTGTACCCGTGGATCGCCCAGACTCGTCATTCAACTCCGGGTGTGGGGCTGATTTCACCCCCACCACACCACGATATTTACTCGATTGAGGACCTGGCCCAGCTCATTTACGACTGCAAACGAGCCAATCCCACCGCGCGTGTGCACGTCAAACTCGTGTCCGAAATGGGGATCGGCACGGTGGCGGCTGGCGTGGCCAAGGCGAAGGCCGACGTGGTTCTTGTCTCCGGTCATGACGGAGGTACCGGGGCCAGCCCGCTGAACTCTCTCAAACATGCTGGCATGCCCTGGGAACTCGGCCTTGCCGAAACCCAGCAGACCTTGCGCCTCAATGGGCTGCGCGAACGGGTGGTGGTGCAGGTTGACGGGCAGCTAAAGACAGGACGTGACGTGGTCATTGCCGCGCTGCTTGGCGCCGAGGAATTTGGTTTTGCCACCGCGCCACTAGTCGTTTCCGGTTGTGTCATGATGCGGGTATGCCATCTGGACACCTGCCCGGTGGGCGTGGCTACACAAAACCCGGAATTGCGCCAGCGCTTCAGCGGCAAACCAGAATTTGTGGTGAATTTTTTCGAGTTCTTAGCCGAAGAGGTACGCGAGATTCTGGCGGGACTTGGGTTCCGCAGTCTACAAGAGGCGGTGGGACAGTCGGGCACGCTGGATCTTAAGGCGGCGCTACACCATTGGAAAGCGGAGGGGCTTGACCTGCGCCCCATCCTCTCCGACGCCGGGGTGCCGCTCACAGCTCCGAGGCGGCATCTGAGCAATCAGAATCACGAGCTGGAGAATCACTTTGACCAGCAGTTGATCACGATGGCCGCCGAATCATTGCGTGAGCGGGCTCCGGTTAAAATCAGTGTGCCAGTTCGGAACACGGACAGGTCTGTTGGTACCATGCTTGGCTACCACGTGACCAAAACGTTCGGTGTGGATGTGCTGGGCCCGGACACGATCGATGTCACGTTGACTGGCCAAGCCGGCCAATCGCTGGGCGCATTCCTGCCCGCCGGCATCACCTTGCGGCTGTTTGGGGATGCCAATGATTACGTGGGCAAGGGTCTCTCCGGAGGTCGTATAGCTGTCCGTCCTGATAGGGCCAACACCTTCAGCGCGGCAGATAACGTGATCGCCGGAAATGTGATTGGATATGGCGCCACCAGCGGTGAAATGTTTCTGCGCGGATTGGTGGGGGAGCGCTTCCTGGTGCGAAACTCAGGTGCCACCGCGGTTGTTGAAGGCATTGGGGACCATGGTTGTGAGTATATGACGGGTGGAAAAGCACTCATCATAGGACCCATGGGACGTAATTTTGGCGCTGGCATGTCAGGGGGTACGGCGTACGTTTTGGATCTGGAACCCAAGCGTGTGAACAAGGGCGCGTTGGCAAGTGGAGAGCTTTCGTTATTGATGCTCGACGGCGTTGATGCGGACATTGTGCAGTCACTTTTACGACGGCACCAAGAAGAAACCGGTTCGGACGTGGCAGAGGCATTGTTGGCCGATGTTCCGGGCACGCTAGCTCGCATCACGAAGGTGTTGGCGCGTGATTACGCGGCAGTTTTACAGACCCAATTGGCATCAGCCGAATTGGGCGAAGACCCCAACGGCGCAACGGCCTGGGCAAAAATATTGGAGGTCACAGGTGGCTGATCCACAAGGTTTCTTGAACAATCGCGAACGCATCACCCAGACGCGCCGCCCGGTCCCTGTGCGAATCATGGACTGGAAAGAAATCTACGAGGCACAAGAAAAAGGGGTACTAAAGTCCCAAGCGGGGCGTTGCATGGATTGCGGTGTGCCCTTCTGCCACCAGGGGTGCCCGTTGGGCAACCTCATCCCTGAATGGAATGACCTCACTTGGAGAGACAAGGGGCAGGAAGCTATTGAGCGTCTGCATTCAACAAACAACTTCCCTGAGTTCACCGGGCGGCTGTGTCCGGCCCCATGCGAAGCGGCATGTGTGCTGGGCATTAACCAGCCGGCCGTGACGATTAAACAGGTTGAAGTGTCAATCATTGATGAGGCCTTCAACCAGGATTGGGTACACCCGTTGCCGCCGGCCAGGCTCACAGGCAAGACCGTCGCCGTCGTTGGTTCCGGCCCTGCGGGGTTAGCGGCAGCCCAGCAGCTCACCCGGACTGGGCACACTGTTGCCGTCTACGAGCGAGACGAGAAGATCGGCGGGTTGCTGCGCTACGGCATCCCCGACTTCAAACTGGAGAAAGAAAGCGTTGACCGCCGGGTTGAGCAGATGGCGGCTGAAGGTACCCGCTTTCGCACAGGAGTTGAGGTGGGAAAGGACATGGGGTGGGAGGACCTGCGCAGGAGGTATGACGCCGTCGTGGTGTGCACTGGGTCAACTGTGCCGCGTGATCTACCCATTCCGGGCCGTGCCCTGAAGGGGGTGCATTTCGCCATGGAGTACCTTGTGCAAGCCAACAGGAGCGTTTCCGGCGAGAATTCCGTTGGCACAGGGGAATCCTTGGGTGGCGAGGCAGTGCAGATCCACACACGTGGCAAGCATGTTGTGATCCTGGGCGGCGGCGATACCGGTGCAGATTGTCTGGGGACCGCGCACCGTCAGCAGGCAGCCAGTGTGACAACGTTGGCCATTGGGGCGCAGCCTGGGGCAGCTCGCAGCGTGGCGCAACCGTGGCCCACTTCTCCGAACCTCTTTGAGGTCGCCAGTGCACATGAAGAAGGTGGTGTCCGCAGCTACTTGGCGTCCACGGTGGAGTTTGTTGGTGAAAACGGTGTGCTGACTGGATTAAAGATCGCAGAAACCGAATATCTGCACGGGCGTCGGGTGCCTAAGGTGGGCACA
This genomic window from Arthrobacter sp. TMP15 contains:
- the gltB gene encoding glutamate synthase large subunit, whose translation is MPQKVGLYQPENEKDACGLAVVATLRGTPGHDIVQKALVALRNLEHRGAVGADEGTGDGAGILAQIPAEFFQSVTEFRLPEPGHYAVGTAFLPTENLDRVAAIAGLERLAETEGLKVLGWREVPVAAELVGASARACMPHFSQLFVALEGEPKQPLDILAANELDGKVFRVRKRAQQKFGVYFPSLSSKTIVYKGMVTTAQLEPFYPDLSHPLFATKLAVVHSRFSTNTFPSWPLAQPFRSIAHNGEINTVKGNRNWMRARQSTMAHKLLGETPEELFPICTPGASDSASFDEVAELLWLSGRPITEAVMMMIPEAWENHATMDPAKKAFYEYHSLMMEPWDGPAAVSFTDGTVVGATLDRNGLRPARYWITDDGLVVLASEVGVLEIDPGSIVAKGRVAPGTMFLVDTAKGELISDADIKAQASAANPYEAWVKENTIALKGLPEREHVIYTTASVLHRQRTFGYTTEELRMLLGPMGGTGTEPLGAMGTDTPVAVLSSRPRLLFDYFVQQFAQVTNPPLDAIREELVTSLKTTIGPQGNLLSRTKVRAPQLALTFPVIDNDDLAKIANMETPVADDGSGGERISMKVRGLYKVDGGEAALRTRLAEVCEQVSGAINRGVQYVVLSDRDSTAAWAPIPSLLLVSAVHHHLLRSANRTKVSLVVEAGDVREVHHVAVLVGYGAAAINPYLAMESVEELIRNGDVTGVSAEEGVRHLIKGLGKGVLKIMSKMGISTVSSYCGAQTFEALGLSQELINAYFTGTITQLGGVGLEVIAAEVSARHLLAYPVDGVDVPHRPLLSGGEYQWRRDGEPHLFNPDTVFRLQHATRERRYDIFKKYTEGVDEQANRLMTFRGLLTFKDGERLPVPLEEVESVSEIVKRFSTGAMSYGSISAEAHQTLAIAMNRLGAKSNTGEGGEDVQRLLDPERSSAIKQVASGRFGVTSLYLSHAQDIQIKMAQGAKPGEGGQLMAKKVYPWIAQTRHSTPGVGLISPPPHHDIYSIEDLAQLIYDCKRANPTARVHVKLVSEMGIGTVAAGVAKAKADVVLVSGHDGGTGASPLNSLKHAGMPWELGLAETQQTLRLNGLRERVVVQVDGQLKTGRDVVIAALLGAEEFGFATAPLVVSGCVMMRVCHLDTCPVGVATQNPELRQRFSGKPEFVVNFFEFLAEEVREILAGLGFRSLQEAVGQSGTLDLKAALHHWKAEGLDLRPILSDAGVPLTAPRRHLSNQNHELENHFDQQLITMAAESLRERAPVKISVPVRNTDRSVGTMLGYHVTKTFGVDVLGPDTIDVTLTGQAGQSLGAFLPAGITLRLFGDANDYVGKGLSGGRIAVRPDRANTFSAADNVIAGNVIGYGATSGEMFLRGLVGERFLVRNSGATAVVEGIGDHGCEYMTGGKALIIGPMGRNFGAGMSGGTAYVLDLEPKRVNKGALASGELSLLMLDGVDADIVQSLLRRHQEETGSDVAEALLADVPGTLARITKVLARDYAAVLQTQLASAELGEDPNGATAWAKILEVTGG
- a CDS encoding glutamate synthase subunit beta, producing the protein MADPQGFLNNRERITQTRRPVPVRIMDWKEIYEAQEKGVLKSQAGRCMDCGVPFCHQGCPLGNLIPEWNDLTWRDKGQEAIERLHSTNNFPEFTGRLCPAPCEAACVLGINQPAVTIKQVEVSIIDEAFNQDWVHPLPPARLTGKTVAVVGSGPAGLAAAQQLTRTGHTVAVYERDEKIGGLLRYGIPDFKLEKESVDRRVEQMAAEGTRFRTGVEVGKDMGWEDLRRRYDAVVVCTGSTVPRDLPIPGRALKGVHFAMEYLVQANRSVSGENSVGTGESLGGEAVQIHTRGKHVVILGGGDTGADCLGTAHRQQAASVTTLAIGAQPGAARSVAQPWPTSPNLFEVASAHEEGGVRSYLASTVEFVGENGVLTGLKIAETEYLHGRRVPKVGTERVIAADLVFLALGFTGPESAQLTHQLPVTLDSRANINRDSHYMTEREGVFAAGDAGRGQSLIVWAIAEGRACAAAVDRFLMGETFLPAPVSPSDSAIRL